The DNA sequence CCCGTCGGCGTCGAACAGGCGGACGTGCATCTCGGGCACGAGTCGTCCGGCGGTGCGTAGCCGGCGCTCGAGCGGTTCGGCCGGCATGGTGCCCGACAGCACTCCGGTCTCGTTGGATCCGTAGAACTGGAGCACGGTGCAGCCGCTGCGGGCCTCGAACTCGGCGGCCCGATGCTCGGGCACGGCCTCGCCGCCGGTGAACATTGCGTTGAGCGAGCTCAGGTCCCGTTCGTCGAACGTCGCTTCGTTGAGCATCATGAGGAACTGGGTGCTCACGCAGCCGAGCATGGTCACGCGGTGCTCCTCGATCAGCTCCAGTGTGCGTTGAGCCGAGAACCGGCGGCTGATCACGGTGGGTGCGCCGAGCACGATTGGCGTGTAGTGCGCCGTCCACAGCCCGAAGCCGAACGGGGCGGGCACGAGCGACATCACCACCTCGTCCGGGCTGAGTTCGCCGTGGCGCATGGCCACCTTGTGGAAGTACAGCCAGCGGTTCTGGAAGTGCAGCACGCACTTCGGGAGGCCGGTGGTGCCGGAGGTGGAGTTGATGAACGAGAGGTCGTCGGGACCGATGCGGCGCTCGTCGATGTCGGTGGCCGACGGTACGTCGTGCGGCGCCCCGTCGACGATGATGGCGCCACTCGGGTGGGCCTCGAAGACGGGCAGCTCGATGTGGGTGGTGATGGTCGCCCCGAGCGCCTGAACCGCGGTGCGGAGCTCGGCGGCGGTGCCCTTGGCATGGGTGGACAGCGTGACGAGCACGGCGGCGCCGGTGCTCTCGAGCAGATGGGCGACCTCTCTGCTGTTGGCCCGGGCGCCGATGCCGACGGTGATGACGCCGGCCTTCTCGAGACCGAGGAAGGCGGCGTGCACGGTGGCGGTGTCGGGGATGAGCACCGCGACCCGGGCGCCGGGGTCGATGCCGAGATCGATGATCACATCGGCGATACGGTCGCTCACGGCGTCGAGCTGGGCCCAGGTGAGGGTGCCGTCGTCGGCGATGTAGCTGACGGCCTCGGGGCGCTCGGCCGCGTGGCGGCGGAGATGGTCGACGAGGGTGACGTCCCCCCACCAGCCCTCGTCGCGATAGCGGCGGGCGGCGGCCGGGTCCACCGCGTTGCGGAACTCTCCCTTCCGGGCGTCCTCAAAAGATTCAATCATCTAGATGATTCTCGCACAGGCCATCGGTGAAAGGGAAAGTCGATCAGTCGATCCGGCGGGGAAGGGCAGCCATGACGGCCTCGTCGTGACCGGGGATGAGGGACGCGCCCGACCGGCGCAGATCCTGGAGATGTCGGATGCTCGCCGCCTGTCGTTCGGCGTCGTGGCCGATCGGTGGGAGCGGTCCTCCGTCGAGGGTCTCGGCGAAGTAGGCGCAGTCGGCGCACAGCACGACCTCGCGGCCGTTGCCGACGCGGACCCGCAACGACTGATGACCCGGTGTGTGCCCCGGCGTCGGAATGCACGTGACCCGGCCGTTGCCGAACACGTCGTGCTCGCCGTCGACCTGAACGATGTCGTGGCCCAGGTCGTAGTCGGTCGGGTTGAACGTGTTGGCCGCGGCGAGGTCGGCGTCGAAGCCGGCTGTCCACTCGTCGCGTTGCACGAGCACTCGGGCGTTCGGAATCTGGGCGAGGCCGCCGACGTGGTCGAAGTGCAGATGGGACAGGATCACGACGTCGACCTCCCCCGGCTCGACATCGTGCGCGGCGAGCTGGGCGGCGATGAGATCATCGGTGCCGACGCCGAGATCGAAGAACAGTTCGACCACCTCTCGATCCGGTCCGTCATCCGTCAGGGCCGAATGCATACCGCAGTCAAAGAGCGCGAGATCGTCGCCGTGGCGGATGAGCCAGGCCGGCACCGGTAGCTCGACCGGGTTGTCGCCGGCGCCGGCCTCGAACATCGATCGACCGGCGGTGAGGGTGCCGCACGAGAGCGGCTCGATGGTGACATCCATGACCACTACCGTCGCGCGGATGGACGCCACGTTCTCGTTCTCCTCCGAACTGACCGAGTGGGACGCCCGTGACGACATCTCGATGGCGCTGGTCAGCGTGCCCATCGACATCTCCGAGGACATCCGGGACATGGAGCTGCCCCGCCGGGGCTTCGGCTCGGTGCCGGTGCGGGTGCGGCTCGGAACCAGCGAGTGGCGGACGTCGATCTTCCCGTCGAAGACCGGTGAGTACGTGCTGCCGGTCAAGCAGCCGGTGCGCAAGAAGGAGAAGATCGGACTCGGCGACGTCGGCAACTTCGAGATCGACATTTCTCCTGAGTGAGGTGCCCCCCGAGTGACTAGCCGGGCCAGTGCTCGGCCTGCTCCTCGAGTTCGGTCCGGAAGTCGGGGTGGGCGATGGCGGCAAGGGCGCGGGCCCGCTCGCGCACTGATCGTCCGGCCAGCTCGGCCGCACCGAACTCGGTGATCACCACGTCGACCTGGTGGCGCGGTGTGGTGACGATCGCGCCAGCCGGGGTGGGACCTGCGATGCGGGAGCGGAGGGCGCCGTCGATCGTGGCGGTCGACGGCAGGCAGATCAGCGAACGGTCGGTGAGTTCGAGGCCGGCGCCGGCGATGAAATCCTCGTGGCCGCCGATGCCGGAGAACTGTCGGCCGCCGATGGTGTCGGCGATCACCTGGCCGGCAAGGTCGACGCTCATGGCGCCGTTGATGGTGATCATCTCGCGGTTGGCGCTGATCTTCTCGGGTGAGTTGACCACGTCGACCGGGAGGAAGCGCACGTGCTCGTTGCCGTCGAGCCATTCGTAGAGCTCGGCGGTGCCGGCCGCGAACGTGGTGACCGAGTACCCGTCGAACTCGCCCTTGTGGTCGTTGGTGACCTTGCCGGCCTTGCACAGGTGCATGAGGCCGGTGGTGAACATCTCGGAGTGGATGCCGTAGCCGCCGCCCGATCGTTCGGCCAGGAGGGCGGCGACGGTGTTGGGGATGCCGCCGATGCCGGTCTGGAGCGTGGCGCCGTCCGGCACGTAGTCGGCCGCGAACACGGCGATCGTCTGCTCGGCCTCGGTGGGTTCCGCGTCGGCCAGCTCGAACGGGGTGCCGTCGCCCTCGACGATCACGTCGACCTCGTCGACATGCAGCGCGTGGCGATGGTCGGGCGGAAGCCCGAACGTGCGGGGGAAGGCCGGGCTGGTCTCGACGAGGCAGATCCGATCGGGGTCGGCCGCGGCCCGACGCAGCTCGGCAACGGTTGCGCCGGCGTGCAGCGACAGGCTCATCCAGCCGTCGGCGTCGGGCGGGGTCGCCGCCGTGGCCATCACCCTCGGACGCAACTCCTCGAGCACCGGGGCGAACCGACGGAAGTCGGCGGGGACGAACTCGACTGCGGCACCGCTGGCGATGAGGAACCGCTCGGCGGGACCGTAGAAGCCGCTGCGCAACGACACGCCGGGGCGGGTGAACAGCTCGTAGAGGTCGGGGAGCAGGGCACCCGAGACTCGCAGGTCGACCCAGTCGGTGCGGGCACCGAGGGCGTGAAGGAACTGCCCGGGCACACCGGGCCCGAGCGGTACGGCGAGCGAGTCGGTCGGCGCGATGAGATCGACAGCGGCGGCGGGCGTCAGCGGATTCGGCATGCACCAGCAGTATTCCGGATCGCAGCGGCGCGAAAGGGCCTTTGGTCGTTTCTGACGAGGTTGTTGCACCCGGAGACCGGCTGTAGCTTCGTCAGTCGCGGGGTGGAGCAGTCTGGTAGCTCGTCGGGCTCATAACCCGAAGGTCGCAGGTTCAAATCCTGCCCCCGCCACCAACGAAAAGGCCCGGAAACTCAACGGTTTCCGGGCCTTTGACGTTGTGCGCTGGGAGAGTCGTCTACCGGCGCGTCTTCCGACGGCGCTGGGTCAGTCGACCGAGATCAGCCGGCGCGCCCGTCACCGTTCGTCGTCAGACCAGGCCGAGGTGTCGATGGCACCAGTCGTGCCGGTGAGCCCGGCGAAGGTCAGGCGGGACTGCGCTCGCAGCATGTCCGGGTCCTCACCCAGCGCGACCTGAGTGAGCAGCGCAGTGAACTGGTTGTCGATGAAGGCGGCAGCGACGGTGGTTGGTATGTCTGCGGTGATGTCTCCTCGCGCTTTTGCCCGTTCGACCCAGTCTGCGTAGCGGGCTTGCGCCTCGACTCGGAGGTTGTTGGTCCGGGTTTGGGTGGCTGCGCCGAGCCGCGATGACAGCACGCGCATCTTCGCGAGGAGGCAGCCAGGCGGCATGTCGCGGTCGAGGTCGATCATGATGTCGATCATTGACGCCAGGACGTCTTCGAACGGATCGTCGTGGGTCGTGAGGTCCAGCATGGGTGCGAGCACCGTTTCGGCGTAGTGCTCGAGGGTGGCGTCCATCAAGCCGTCCTCGCCGCCGAACTCCCGATAGAGGGCGGGCTTTGACACGCCGGCGCGGCGACAGAGTTCGTTGAGCGATACGGCGTCGGTCCCTTCACGCCAGTAGTTGTCCATCGCGACGTCGATCACGCGGTCACGGTCGATCGTCTTTGGCCGACCTCTCGGGCGGTTCTCGCTCGATTCGACCTCCATGTTCGACCTTTCCGGAATCGCTTCTCTCGAGGGCAAGCATCCAAGTGTACCTGTCGGTACGCAATTCGAGCACGGCGCAAGTCGTGGCCGGAAACTATTTTCGTACCTTTCGGTACGCCCGGGTTGCCATCCAGGTCCTCGTTCCATATCTTCTTTGCGTACCAGACGGTACGTAAACGAATCGCCCGTCGCACACGATCAGGGAGCACCACATGAAGATCCTCACGCCGGTGCTTGTCGCACTTTCGCTTGCGGGCGCCGCGTGCGGCAGTTCGACAACGGCTGCCGAACCGGCCACCAGCACCCAGCCAACCGAGACAACCCTCCACGAACAGGAAGAAGCCACCATGACAACAACCGAACTGGCGACCGCCACCCTCGACGCACTCTTCACCGACTTCGACCCCGCAGCAGCCGCCGAACTGTTGGCCCCGGACTACATCCAGCACAACCCAGGCGTGCCGACCGGTGCGGCAGCTGTGCTCGAGTTCATCCCAGCGCTCGAAGAGAGCGGTATCTCGGTCACCACGCACCGGATCATCACCGACGGCGACCTCGTGGCGATGCACAACACCTACGAGAATGCCGATCTGTTCGGCGCCCCGACACTGGTGGCGTTCGACGTGTTCCGCATCGAGAACGGCAAGGTTGTCGAGCACTGGGACAACCTCCAGCCACCGGCCGAACCGAACGTCTCGGGCCGAACACTGACCGACGGGCCGACCGAGGTCACCGACCTCGACCAGACCGAAGCCAACAAAGCGCTGGTCGCCGAGTTCACCCAGACCGTACTGATCGACGGCGACTTCAGCCGCATCTCGGAGTTCTTCGCTCCCGACCTCATCCAGCACAATCCGTGGTGGGGAGACGGTCTCGAGGCCCTCGGCGCCGGCTTCGCCGCCCAGGCCGAGCAGGGCAATGCGCTCAGCTACACCAAGGTTCATCACATCATCGGTGAAGGCAACTTCGTTCTGTTCATCTCCGAAGGGACCCTCGGCGACGTCCCGACCGCCTACTACGACCTCCTCCGGCTCGAAGACGGTCTCGTGGTCGAACACTGGGACGTGATCTCCGAGATCCCCGCCGAGATGGCCCACGACAACGGAAAGTTCTGAGGTCCCGATGAAGAACATCATCATCACGGGAAGTAGCAA is a window from the Acidimicrobiales bacterium genome containing:
- a CDS encoding N-acyl homoserine lactonase family protein produces the protein MDVTIEPLSCGTLTAGRSMFEAGAGDNPVELPVPAWLIRHGDDLALFDCGMHSALTDDGPDREVVELFFDLGVGTDDLIAAQLAAHDVEPGEVDVVILSHLHFDHVGGLAQIPNARVLVQRDEWTAGFDADLAAANTFNPTDYDLGHDIVQVDGEHDVFGNGRVTCIPTPGHTPGHQSLRVRVGNGREVVLCADCAYFAETLDGGPLPPIGHDAERQAASIRHLQDLRRSGASLIPGHDEAVMAALPRRID
- a CDS encoding TetR/AcrR family transcriptional regulator, with the translated sequence MIDVAMDNYWREGTDAVSLNELCRRAGVSKPALYREFGGEDGLMDATLEHYAETVLAPMLDLTTHDDPFEDVLASMIDIMIDLDRDMPPGCLLAKMRVLSSRLGAATQTRTNNLRVEAQARYADWVERAKARGDITADIPTTVAAAFIDNQFTALLTQVALGEDPDMLRAQSRLTFAGLTGTTGAIDTSAWSDDER
- a CDS encoding DUF1905 domain-containing protein, coding for MTTTVARMDATFSFSSELTEWDARDDISMALVSVPIDISEDIRDMELPRRGFGSVPVRVRLGTSEWRTSIFPSKTGEYVLPVKQPVRKKEKIGLGDVGNFEIDISPE
- a CDS encoding nuclear transport factor 2 family protein, producing the protein MTTTELATATLDALFTDFDPAAAAELLAPDYIQHNPGVPTGAAAVLEFIPALEESGISVTTHRIITDGDLVAMHNTYENADLFGAPTLVAFDVFRIENGKVVEHWDNLQPPAEPNVSGRTLTDGPTEVTDLDQTEANKALVAEFTQTVLIDGDFSRISEFFAPDLIQHNPWWGDGLEALGAGFAAQAEQGNALSYTKVHHIIGEGNFVLFISEGTLGDVPTAYYDLLRLEDGLVVEHWDVISEIPAEMAHDNGKF
- a CDS encoding class I adenylate-forming enzyme family protein, with the translated sequence MIESFEDARKGEFRNAVDPAAARRYRDEGWWGDVTLVDHLRRHAAERPEAVSYIADDGTLTWAQLDAVSDRIADVIIDLGIDPGARVAVLIPDTATVHAAFLGLEKAGVITVGIGARANSREVAHLLESTGAAVLVTLSTHAKGTAAELRTAVQALGATITTHIELPVFEAHPSGAIIVDGAPHDVPSATDIDERRIGPDDLSFINSTSGTTGLPKCVLHFQNRWLYFHKVAMRHGELSPDEVVMSLVPAPFGFGLWTAHYTPIVLGAPTVISRRFSAQRTLELIEEHRVTMLGCVSTQFLMMLNEATFDERDLSSLNAMFTGGEAVPEHRAAEFEARSGCTVLQFYGSNETGVLSGTMPAEPLERRLRTAGRLVPEMHVRLFDADGVTELDIPGEGRPACRGPATCLGYLDREANAGLFTADGWMLMGDLCTIDDEGYLTVTGRISDFIIRGGKNISASQVEDEVNTHPAVGLSAAVAIPDEIFGERVCVYVELIEGATLTLEDLLAHLDERQTAIEIRPEALVVLDELPRSSGGKIAKGEIAADVETRYR
- a CDS encoding acetyl-CoA hydrolase/transferase C-terminal domain-containing protein produces the protein MPNPLTPAAAVDLIAPTDSLAVPLGPGVPGQFLHALGARTDWVDLRVSGALLPDLYELFTRPGVSLRSGFYGPAERFLIASGAAVEFVPADFRRFAPVLEELRPRVMATAATPPDADGWMSLSLHAGATVAELRRAAADPDRICLVETSPAFPRTFGLPPDHRHALHVDEVDVIVEGDGTPFELADAEPTEAEQTIAVFAADYVPDGATLQTGIGGIPNTVAALLAERSGGGYGIHSEMFTTGLMHLCKAGKVTNDHKGEFDGYSVTTFAAGTAELYEWLDGNEHVRFLPVDVVNSPEKISANREMITINGAMSVDLAGQVIADTIGGRQFSGIGGHEDFIAGAGLELTDRSLICLPSTATIDGALRSRIAGPTPAGAIVTTPRHQVDVVITEFGAAELAGRSVRERARALAAIAHPDFRTELEEQAEHWPG